Sequence from the Deinococcus malanensis genome:
CGATTGTTATCTGTCATTCACATTCACCTGTCTGTGCCAGTGTAACCGCCACTCCGGCTGCATTTGGGCTGCATACAAAAAGGAGACGCGCTGAGGCGTCTCCTGTTGGGCTTTCCGTGGGTTTCAAGCCGGGCGCGTGCCCGTCACCACGCTGGGGGCCGGATCCACGCGGGTATCCGGCTGCCTCCTGAGCTTCAGCAGCATCCAGATGCTCAGCACAATCAGGACAATGCTGATCAGGTGGGTTTCGGTGAACAGGCCGATGCCGGGGGCGTCCAGGCCCTGGTTCAGGTAGGTCTTGGGCAGCAGCGGATTGAGGCGGAAGGTCTCTTCCCAGCCGGCGCGCAGGATGGAATACCACAGCCAGAACTGCCAGAACGCCCAGCCGGGCTTGCGCGAGCGCAGCCAGAAGTACGCCGCCACGCTGAGGATGATCCCGATAATCACGCCGTACAGCTGGGCAAAGTGCACAGGAGCGGTCATGACCAGCTGACCACCGATCTGCTGGCAGTACTGCGAGAGGTCCAGGTCAGGATTGGGATTGCGCACGCACATGCCGTCATGGAACGCCCGTGCGCTGTCGGGCCAGCGGAAGCCGACGGGCCAGCCGGTCACGCGGCCTACTGTGTCAGTGCCGTTCATGATGTTGCCGATCCGGCCGCCGATAATGCCAAAAGCCACGCCGGGCACGCACAGGTCGGCGTACTCGTAGAAGTTCAGACGGTACTTGCGGGTGTAGTACAGCATCACCAGAATGCCGCCGATCAGTCCGCCATGGATGCTGATGCCGCCCTGTCGCAGGTTGATGATGTCCAGCAGCACGCGTGGAAAGGGAATGTTCTCGAACTGATGCCACGAAGTGGCCACGAACACGATCCGGGCGCCCACCAGACCCCAGATGATCATCCACAGGATCATGTCGTTGAAACGGTCAACGTCCAGGCCACGCGCTCGGGCCATGCGGGTCCCCAGCCACACGCCGGCCACGATCCCCAGCGTGATCAGCACGCCATACCAGGCGATGGTGAAACCACCGATGTTCAGAAAAACTGGATTCATAAGTCGGTGCCAGTCTACCTGCATGAACGCGGCCCTCAAGCGTCAACGCCGGAGGGCCACAGGAAAGGCAGCGGAAATCAGGGGCTCAGGATCGGCACTTCCTCGGATTCCTGCACGCGGAACACCCGTGAGAGGATGACGCCAAGCTCGTACAGCACGTACAGCGGAACGGCGACCAGCAACATGCTGCCAGGGTCAGGGGTCGGGGTGATGACAGCCGCGAACACCATGATCACCACCAGGGCGATGCGCCAGCCCTTGCGCAGCATCAGGTGATTGATCAGCCCGATGCGCGTCAGGATGACGGCCAGGATGGGCATCTCGAAGGCCAGCCCGAAGCCCACCAGGAAGGTCGTGACCGTACTAACATACCCGGCCAGTCCCAGGATCGGCGTAACCGCGCCGTTCAGGAAGTCGAGCAGAAAGCGGACCATGCTGGGCAGTACAAAGGTATATCCAAACGCTGCTCCAGCCATGAAGGCCAGGCCCGCTCCGATGATAAAAGGCAAGGACCAGCGACGCTCATGGGAATACAGTCCGGGGGCGATAAACGCCCACACCTGCCACAGAATAAAAGGCAGCGCGAGCGCCAGCCCTGCCCAGAACGACAGGTTGATGCTCAGCATGAACTGGTCAGTGAGGTTGTAAGTCACAACCTCTACCTTGTCCTGCTGGTAGAGCCGGGAATACCGCAGTGGACCCTTGATCAGGTCAATCAGTTGCGTGCGGTACTGAAAGGCCACCACCATGCCGACGATCAGAAAGGCGACACTGATGATCAGCCGCTTGCGCAGTTCTTCGAGGTGGTCAAACAGTGGAGCACTTTTGAGGTCATGTTGAGGGATGCCGGGCATGCTCATGGAGGGTCGTCCTTCCTGCTCAGGAACGGCGGTCACTGGTGGACACTGTGTTTTCAGTGGTGACCGGCGCACCCGTCACCGGGTCCAGACGCTGGGAAGGAATATCCGTGACCTGCGGCCGCGCGGCGGCGGGCTCGTGCAGTTCCTGCTTGAATTCCTTGATGCCGCGCCCCATGCCCTTGCCGAGCTCCGGCAGTTTGCGGGCACCGAACAGCAGCGCGATGATTACCACGATTAAAATCAGTTCAAATGGTCCAAATCCCAACATACCTTCCTCCTGAGATCGCGGCTTCCAGGCCGGACCGGGGTCTAACTGAGTTCAGCGTACCGCCTGAGAGTAAAACGAACGGTTCTGCCTGAGCCAGGACAGCTGTAACGGTCAGGGCAGCTGTACCTGTAGGTATGCGCCAGAGGGAGGACTGGATCACTGCATGCAGGGCAGCGGGCCTGCATGAAGTCTTTAATTTGATCCATCCGGGTCCACCTTGCATATGACTGGATGAACCCGCCGCAAGCGCCTCACCCACACTGGTGCACGGAAGTTCATAAGGAGACGTGACATGCCCAATATCGGTGCCGCTGAAATTATCATGATCGTTCTGGTTGCCCTGGTGGTTTTCGGGCCGCGTAAGCTTCCGGAACTGGGCCGTACGGTCGGACAGGCGCTGCGTGAATTCCGTAGCCATACCAGCAGCGTGACCAATGAACTGCGTACCGGCCTGGACGTGAATCCGCCGGCCCCGCAGGCCGTTCCGGCAGCTCAGGTCGTGGCCGAGGCCCCGTCTGAAGCTACAGTGCCCGTCGCCGCCAAGGCATCGTGAGCTCTCGGTAAATGATGATGCGGTTAGAGGGAAGGGTCAGCTGGTACGCTGGGTTTCATCCCATGACTCCTCCCGAACCGCACCTCGACCCCTCTGACGAAGTGCTGATTGCCCGCATGGCAGCCCGCGATGAAGAGGCTCTCAGAGAACTGCACCGCCGGCACTCCCGGCTGCTGTATGGCCTGGGCCAGCGGATGCTGCGCCACCCCGACGATGTGGATTGCTGCGTGCAGGACGCCTTCATGAATGCCTGGAACCATGCCGCGCGCTTCGATCCGTTACGGGCACGGGCACGCACCTGGTTGGTGAGCATCGCTCACAACCGTTTTCTGCAACAGCTGCGTGACCGCCCCGATGTCGCCATGGAGCTTGAAGACTGGGACCAGCCGACACGCGCCCCGGACCCCATTGACCGCCTGATGACCGAGCGGGCCATGGAGGGGCTGGATGGGAGCCAGCGCGAACTGATTGAGCTGGCGTACTTTCGCGGCTACTCTCACTCGGAACTGTCAGCCATGACCGGGCTGCCCCTGGGCACCGTGAAGTCGCGAATGCGTACTGCCCTTGACCGGATGCGGTCCAGGCTGAGTGCAGTCCAAACAGATTTACACAAAGGAGGTGAAATCCATTGACCGTTCAGTCTGATCACCTGCTTGCTTATGCCCTGGGCCAGCTGGACCCGGTCGAGACCGCCCGGGTGGAAGCAGAGTTGCAAGCCGATCCGGTCCTGCAGGCGGAACTGCAGCAGCACTTGGACGCTCTGACCACCCTGGTAGACGACCTGGATCTGGCAGCCGTGCAGGTTCCGGCCGATGCCGAGGAGCGCCTGCTGGCACGGGTCCGGGCCGAAGAGGCTGGCACGGCGCCTCACCTGCAGGCCGTAACACCATCATCAATCTCCCCTCATGCCGCTGATCCTGTGCCCGCTTTGCACACTGGTCCGGTCCGCAGGAAGTCGTGGTGGGTCCCAGCCGGGCTGTCACTGGCCGCTGCATTGGCCCTGGCGTTCTTCCTGCGTCCTGCTGAAGACCCCGTCAGCCGTTATGCGAGGCTTCCTGGAGCAGTCACGAAACCTATCGAGACGCCTGGAGAGCAGCTGGGCACCCTGGTGCGTCTGGCCGATGGCCGGGTTTATGTGCACCTGAAACGCCCGCCGGCGGACGGCCGCACCTATCAGCTGTGGCATATCCGGGATGGTCAGCCGGCGTCGCTGGGCGTGTTCGCAGGCGACGGCCTGCTGACCGGGAGTCTTCCGCAGGGGGCCACGCTGGCGGTCAGTGTGGAACCACCTGGTGGAAGTCCACAACCCACCACGGAGCCTCTTTTTGCCCAGGGCGTGTAACCGCGGGTCCGGCATCCTCTCTCTTCGCGCCGCCCCTGGATCTCCAGGAGCGGCGGCTTTCTGGCCTGGATCTTCATCCATCATTCATGGAATCCAGTCGCAATGATCCAACCGAACCGGGTCCGCATACAAGCTCTTTGAAGGCAATCGCGACCGCGGTGCGGCCCCTCTTCCAGGGTAGGTCCATCTGCAGGCTCACGCTTGACCCTCACGTCCAGCGTCCTGGTCCATTCCCTTTCTCCGGAGGTTTCCACCATGAGTAACGACAACAGCACCACCCCAGCCCTGAGCACCCGCCGCAAGTTCCTTGGGATGGCCGGATTGATGGGCGCCGGCGCCGTGTTGAGCGGCTGCACCAACGTCATGGCCACGCATGAGCCCAACAGGGGCAAGGCCAACCTGGATGCTACCATCTTCAACTTCGCGCTGAACCTGGAATACCTCGAAGCAGCCTTCTACCTGGCTGCCGTGGGCCGCCTGGGCGAACTGGACGCTGCGGGCGGCAGCAGCGCTCGCGTGTCGCTCCCCGCCGGCTTCAACGGCATGAACGGTACCGGCATTGCTACCCTCAGCCCCGAAATTCGCGCCATGGCCAACGAGATCGC
This genomic interval carries:
- the lgt gene encoding prolipoprotein diacylglyceryl transferase, translating into MNPVFLNIGGFTIAWYGVLITLGIVAGVWLGTRMARARGLDVDRFNDMILWMIIWGLVGARIVFVATSWHQFENIPFPRVLLDIINLRQGGISIHGGLIGGILVMLYYTRKYRLNFYEYADLCVPGVAFGIIGGRIGNIMNGTDTVGRVTGWPVGFRWPDSARAFHDGMCVRNPNPDLDLSQYCQQIGGQLVMTAPVHFAQLYGVIIGIILSVAAYFWLRSRKPGWAFWQFWLWYSILRAGWEETFRLNPLLPKTYLNQGLDAPGIGLFTETHLISIVLIVLSIWMLLKLRRQPDTRVDPAPSVVTGTRPA
- the tatC gene encoding twin-arginine translocase subunit TatC; this encodes MSMPGIPQHDLKSAPLFDHLEELRKRLIISVAFLIVGMVVAFQYRTQLIDLIKGPLRYSRLYQQDKVEVVTYNLTDQFMLSINLSFWAGLALALPFILWQVWAFIAPGLYSHERRWSLPFIIGAGLAFMAGAAFGYTFVLPSMVRFLLDFLNGAVTPILGLAGYVSTVTTFLVGFGLAFEMPILAVILTRIGLINHLMLRKGWRIALVVIMVFAAVITPTPDPGSMLLVAVPLYVLYELGVILSRVFRVQESEEVPILSP
- a CDS encoding twin-arginine translocase TatA/TatE family subunit, producing MLGFGPFELILIVVIIALLFGARKLPELGKGMGRGIKEFKQELHEPAAARPQVTDIPSQRLDPVTGAPVTTENTVSTSDRRS
- a CDS encoding twin-arginine translocase TatA/TatE family subunit, with the translated sequence MPNIGAAEIIMIVLVALVVFGPRKLPELGRTVGQALREFRSHTSSVTNELRTGLDVNPPAPQAVPAAQVVAEAPSEATVPVAAKAS
- a CDS encoding RNA polymerase sigma factor; translated protein: MTPPEPHLDPSDEVLIARMAARDEEALRELHRRHSRLLYGLGQRMLRHPDDVDCCVQDAFMNAWNHAARFDPLRARARTWLVSIAHNRFLQQLRDRPDVAMELEDWDQPTRAPDPIDRLMTERAMEGLDGSQRELIELAYFRGYSHSELSAMTGLPLGTVKSRMRTALDRMRSRLSAVQTDLHKGGEIH
- a CDS encoding anti-sigma factor domain-containing protein, which gives rise to MTVQSDHLLAYALGQLDPVETARVEAELQADPVLQAELQQHLDALTTLVDDLDLAAVQVPADAEERLLARVRAEEAGTAPHLQAVTPSSISPHAADPVPALHTGPVRRKSWWVPAGLSLAAALALAFFLRPAEDPVSRYARLPGAVTKPIETPGEQLGTLVRLADGRVYVHLKRPPADGRTYQLWHIRDGQPASLGVFAGDGLLTGSLPQGATLAVSVEPPGGSPQPTTEPLFAQGV